The region AGGAGGCCTGGATCTAAAGACCAGGATCTATGTAGAAGTCAAGGCATCCAACCTCACTAACAGGTACTTCCATAGGTGGCCCAATacaactggccagtgcaaccccctcaaatatctaataataatttcctttacataaagaaagacatttgcaccatatcTTTATGcataaaaggcacaaattgttgcagaaagaTTCAatagaatgcaggaaatgttgAACCCAAACTTTAGCAAAAACAAGATTTAGCAACTGAAGTATACTGATTGTATATTTTTGGTAAAAAGAAATTTGCTCAATAAAGAACATACATTTCAATCCAAAATATCTGGCAAAAAATTGGTGCTCTGTTATGTGTGCATGTTAACCCAGGGATCTACACTGGCTTACCTCATTAAAATTCTAGATAAGTATTTTTCCCCAAACTCTACCTGTGCCAACATCCATAGCAAACATTCTTCAGTCACAGATCTCACCTAGAATATGGGAAAATATGACTAGCTATATCGATCTGTGCTGATACCAAAACGCCTCCTTGCAGATTCAACGTGTTCCTGGACCGATGTTACGCCACTACCTCGCTTTTCCACGTCACCACCACATATTACGATCTCTTTGTTGGGTGAGTTAACAGTCTACAGAGATGAAAAGTGAAACAACTCAATTTAGGTTAAGAGAAAAATAGAAACTTGTTTTTTTGGACCGCATCTCATAGTGTTCATCCATGGGAATTTAAATATCTCCTAAAGACCTTCCAGGTAGATGCTCCATCcagaaaaatgtaaacaatttTGGTTCTTTTCTAGTGTTCTCATTATATATGTAAATGCAAACGTAAAGTTTACCAATGTGAATTAGATTATTCATGAAAAACTTAAAAAGGAGGAGGGTTACGTTATCAATCTGTTTAATGTTACCTGTGAACTAGCCTCGTGAGAcagtcctgatctggcgagctccagttttccactcgcagatcagtctggcatcttgagatagagaacatttggagccgttcgccaaacgaccgaccaatcagcgttggttttgaggcgggtctAGGTGTGAACGAGaagcgtctatcaccaacataggtggtgatagacagatggtttatccaatcagctaaccagtattttcagacagcggtagccctaattctgttagctgctcgcaaatgcttttttctcttggatccttcttttgaaatatggaccgggaacctgaaatggggccttttattcctaaattctccttacacaaacggcaaatatcctttaccgacatgttgcttgcttgctgagctaacgagctatgctttgcctgcagcggcaggggtagcctggcttgtggttgtattttcatacgcttcacCAGCATAGgcggtgatagacagatggtttatccaatcagctaaccagtattttcgccccttcccaaaagttctccaacggaaagttcccagatggatatgccgaccaaatgcgaagcaatccatctggcggagtcaggttacctGTGAACCGGGCCTATGCTAAACCGAAAGTGATCCTGTGTCGGAcagaatttaaaaaacatttggtAGACTGAAACCTGGTAGTAATCTCTGGAGAACAGGACAAAAAAATCACCATCTGTTCTCTTCAAGGTGTAACCGGGATGCCCAGACAATAATGGGAGTCAACGGAGCGCAGCAGATAGCCCGCTTCTCCTTCGAGGCTTTCCGCTTTGTCCAAAGCAAAGATGTAACTCTCTCCACCTACTATGTTAACTGTGTCACCAGGCTCTGTGTGAACTCTTTCTGCCCCAAACTCATTCAGGTCAGATTCTGCCTTTAGGTGTAAAACCACACATCACAAATGCCAACATTCCGCCAGGCAAGAACTTTGATATTAGACAATTCTACAAAAACCTGCTTTATGACAATGTTTTGTTCCTGCTTTCTACAACATCTACACATGGCAACTACAGTATGGTTAAGGTTAAAGAAAGATCGTGGTTATGGTTTTGAGGGGAAGCAAACTCAGGTCTCTTACATGAAATCAGATACGCTCCACATCCCATAACCTTCCATAACCATACTTTTTGATGACACTGAACGTTTGCATTGGATGCTATTCATAAGGTGTAGATTCGTCTATTGTGGACATAATTGCTTGGGATAATAGGCTTCACAAATTATATCATGCTATCCTAAATATAAAGTTTTAATTTACAGTAGTTGGTTTATTTTTATGGAAAGCTGTCATGGAAAACAGAAGTGTTGTTCATTTTCACTGCTACATCTCAAATACTCTGTGTAGTgtactttatttctacagaacAGAAAACTGTCTTAACTAATATAACAATCCCCTGATTCACCTGCAGAACTGCACTACCGGCACCAACACGAGGAGGCGCCGCAGTGGCAACCAGGGCACCACAGTGAGCGACATGGCCACCATCAGCTCAGGCCCCATCACTATCCGCGCAGATATCGGTGAGAATGTCAATGGTCTTCATAGGTTTACACCTCAAAATTCAGAGATACTCGAGTAACGACAGCACAGTTACACATTTGCTGAATCATACCTATCACATTTCAGACTGCATGCGTTGATTGTGGGTTTCTTTTGGTCATTGATGTATTGAGGGTTTCTCTTTTCCACTCACAGGGTATCTGGTGGCATCTGGAGGTATGCATACACTGCCAACATGaattcatttcctgcattcctgTATTTTTATCAAACAAAACAGATGACAAGAGCTTTAGACATTGGAAAACCAATTGGCTTGACAGTtatggagctagatttgtttctttattacatgcgagaaaataaatgatctgagaggaaaaaaaaagtttgagagcaaaagttatcacactgatagcaaaaaagcattttatgagagaaaaaaaaatatttgagagaaaaagttttcataccaacagcaaaaaataataatatttgagactaaaaaaagttttgagagaaagtattttctcatagaacataaaaaaatataaatttgaaattttttaaattatttctgagaaaagaaaatctctctcaaaatacttttttacactctcaaatatatattttttgctatcagtgtgaaaacattttctcaaaaaaaatatataaatatatatgtaaagcATGTGTCTCCAAAGCAAGTAGTGTTATGCACTGATATCAAACTAATTTCGCTGCtaatggagtttagttaacaatgtagacatgcatgcagtcaaggcagagaaatgcgggactgttgtgcaaatcagcaatgtaacgttaacgttaacgttagcatagcaagctagcgatttttaaaaacgtttcagtTACAAATATAGTTGCAAATATCTATGTACATGATtgtgtagagcacaaaacaagactgtcgtaatttttaaatcaattctttaagccgaaaatacttacatttatgggTCTCTCTGGTCGACCTGGCAGCCATTGTTCCTTGTTGCGCAATGTATCTGGATACCCCTGGCTGTTATTGCTCAGCCagtgtaatgattcagttcgactcccaagacaagacggtgctcacccgactggccaataggaacgtggccccgcccatgacattattttcacagcgagagcaaaatcctgacacgagagcaagaaattgcatcgagagcaaagacttaggttttgagagcaagaagaaaaacgttttgagagaaacacttttttttttgagaaaatgttttcacactgatagcaaaaaatatatatttgagagtttaaaaaagtattttgagagagattttcttttctcagaaataattaaaaaaatttcaaatttatatttttttatgttctatgagaaaatactttctctcaaaactttttttagtctcaaatattattattttttgctgttggtatgaaaactttttctctcaaatatttttttttctcttataaaatgcttttttgctatcagtgtgataacttttgctctcaaactttttttttcctctcagatcatttattttctcgcatgtaataaagaaacaaatctagctccatagacagttaGATACATAAATGTTGTACATTAATACGTTGCCTTCATTCTCATCAGTATAGATATTGTACATTGCTCTATATGCTCTAATCCTTGGTGTCTCTTTCCTTCCCAGGTGCTCAGCAGACTCATTTGAACAGTACCATGCTGGCTGTTTCAGTCGTAGCAGGCATTGTTGGAGTCATCTGTCTAACTCTGGTGGCTTTCATTGTTTACCAGAGGTACAGCTCCAATATCAGTTCCACCAAGAAGATTCCGTACACACAAAAGTGACAGACTTTGGgctttacatgcacaaaaaaagatgtataacacaataaaggaaagggaaaaagccccaaaaacataatatgaacactttaaagtGAAGTAGCCTAATTAAGACAACAAGTGATTATGCTCCGCAGAcaatatataaaacaatgtatactgtataaatgTTTGCAAAATAGCAATGAAACAATAGATGGAGGAGCAtattattttacaacaactcACATTATCAACCACGGTGCTGACTATAGACACGGGACAGACAGTCATCGTGTGAGTCCAATTTTTCTCTCACCTCTACTTGTAGAGGAAAGACATTCTCCTATCCTTCATTGTAGCAAAACGCTCAGTGACTCTGTCATATAGCTCTCCACGGGACTTCAGGTCTTGTGTTACAGTGGCTTCCATTGATATCTTCGCCAAGCTTCATTCAGagccctttcctgcatgtcatccccaaTTTCCTGCCTCTCTTCAGCTGTTCTTAATGAAGGAaaaaccctaaaaaaaacatatgttgACTTTTGTTTTCCCACAGGAAGtccagtgtttgtttgacccatccaccagcCCTACCCTCCATACATGGACTTTGTCACTCTTTAagctacgtcatcttacagcgccacAGTCGAGCAGTTGCTCTGAGAGCCCGGTGTGTCCCATACAGATGctgaaccagctcccagtctgggttcgggaggtagacaccgtcaccacatttttttttttttaaagattatttttttggggcttttccctttaattgaaggtggatagatatgaaaaggggagagagatcagggatgacacgcagcaaagggaagcaggtcagattcgaactgTGTGCCACTGCAGGACTCCAACATGGGGCAAACGCTCTTaccgggtgagctagaggccaccccaccatcaccacatttaagagtaaacttaaaactctcctctttgatgaagcttatagttagggagtgaggagttgcagcattcGCCTAGACCAGCAGGGGAGGGTGTGTAGCTACAGACATGGCagcccttctcttctctgcttctcttcatagtcgtccgattcatcaaccaatcattATAGAaatggctcaggtttgccttggaccagctcttaattatgctgttatagtttcagactgctgggggacttcctttgacacactgagctcctctctcctctctctttccatccgtgtgcatccatgtcccaaaAACTAACTtcgctctggggagcttatgcCTCAGAGTCCATATGTTTTTTCGCCCAGccgttttccttggattagggtggcgcCTAAATTATGGTTGCAGCTGTTGCTGTGTTCCTGCTCCGCACACtactacgctctgcagtgccctgctacgtcctgctatgccctgctacaccctgtaaggccctgcagtgccctgctatgccatgaactactacaactactatttctagtcatagttccaatatctttattgtgactattattaacactgttcatcacacccccaacaggcactgtcagacaccgcctaccaagagtctgggtctgtcccaggtttctccctaaaaggaagttttcctcaccacctgaggtttctgcctaaaagggagtttttcctcgccactgtcacactaaattcttgctcttggggaattacttgaattgttgggtctttgtaaattatagtgtggtctagacctactgtatctgtaaagtgtcttgagataactcttattATGATTTGACTTGTATCAGACGCTGAGGGCCACTGACCAAGCCCTATTTGaggagttgggagtgagaatggctTGCATATTTACTGTTAGGTATGCTTCAGTGATAATTAGTTAATCCTCTCTTGCTAACAGATAGAAACAACAGCACTGTACATGTACTTATAATGATACATTATAGTCTTGCACACTGCTTCTGGCTTTTGTATTAATTTTATACTATTATACTGGGTAATGGAATTGACAGCAGTGattttttgttactaaagcaGAGTGATAGGTAGGTACTGTAACTcacattcagttttttttaattacttttacatCAGTAAGGCTCAGAAGTATTTGTATTTATGGTTATATTTATGGTGAATATTTAGGGTGTTTCGTCCTTCCATCCTTTCAGAAGATGTCACAAAACTGACCAATAAAGCTACAATAGGGGAGCGCGGGGCACAAAGTAACGCGGGGTTAAATGTAACACTGTTTTTTTAGGTGGTTGCACAGGGTAGAACTGGATGTGCTTCAGGGCCTGTAATGACATCGCCATTAGACGTGTTCCAGACAATTTGGAATTCTGTTTACTTCCGCTGTCtccgagagagagaagaaattgtgttttggcgtcataaaagtatttttttggtCAGAAGTATTTCTTGATTTCTAAAGAGTGTGTGAAAGTCAGTGTATCTAATCTTATATTGCCTTGATCACCATCCTTTTGGCTAAAACATCGTGCCATTATAAAAGATGTGACCATCTCTTAGCGAGTGCTAGCCAGTCCTGAGGTAAACGCGTCACAGCGGGGCTAGTTGTAACACGCTGTTACAACTAAGCCGCACCTATAATTATATGCAATTTCTAATTCACAAAGTCTTCAATTTGCATTAATGTTTCAAAACCAATATTTTGAAAGTATTTAAGTACTGCGTGAACAACTATGTATTGCATTTCTTTTGTCCACAGaatgagaattttttttattattattttttacatttaattttttttaatttttaatagaTCCATAAATTAAACTATTATATTATGCAGAGTTTAGTAAAAACGTGTTTTATACAGTTTTATTAGGTGTATAGCACAATGCTATTAAATTAtttgtgttaaatccaactttTTAACAAGTGTTACAACTAACCCTCTATCTGTTACAACTGACTCCGCATATGGGGCAGGTTTTAACATTTCACCTATCGCCACTCTCGGGGGAATTTTTCAAGAACGGTAGGTCCTACAAACAAACTTTCAGTGCACCTTTGTAGCAGAGATATGTATGTTGCTTGTATAAAAATATGGGCAGTAAAACTCGAATGGTTTGAGAAATATTTAGCCAAAACCAAAAAGTGTTACTTTGTGCCCCGCGCTCCCCTACTTTTATACTGGTAtttttaataaagtatattattTTGTCTGGCGCATCCAATCGTTGATTTGTTCAATGGACTTACTCAGTGGGACCAAGAATGGGTGTGGTCCATGTTtccatcttaaactttgaccctctcactgtgtgtttaacttcatcaaagttaatcGGAAATGTCATGTTCAGCGTTCTGCATACCAAgcaagctagctagcgctagcattagctggttACTTAAGAGAAAGTCTGCCGTACATGTTGATGaacagaggcccgttccagaaagcaggtttagtgaaaactctgagtttgttaaccctgagatgagggaaactctgggttttccgttccagaaagagaggtaacttaacctcagagtcagttactatggtaactgagtctgtgaacctaacctggtcgggagcaggttttcttcaagaaacctcgagtttctctcagtctcctcccgctgagagggaggagactgagagaaacgggGGGAAAAACTTGAGTTCCTCTCATTCTCCTCCCActcagagggaggggaaactcatttcctcattcattcattcagtctgtaggctatcaggcacattttaatgcagttttatctgcatgaataaaaataacgtatttgtttatgttaagcagactaaaatgttttttttctcaaacatgtcatgtccttttgtcgacgatcccgttgatgaaaaagctgtattaattcagagagtttacgttgggagatgatattgaTTCCCGAatagatgttttttcatttccacataaccgatttgagtggtattttttatcacagtccatagATATGATACCTTATCCTTCCACTAGTtcaacatcgtggacaggctttaacatcccagcagattctttgtgtcgcattacgttttttgcaaacggcagtttctttataacagcggatcatactgtaatagtaaagccactgtatgtagagccgtcagaaaagtgtgatcgctctgaaacgttttttaaacgtgttccctggacacaaccagtgagagccattaaaaagaaataaatgattatacttatagttctgttaatgatcatggtgctgcagcctcagaatgggattagtatagtttacttttttgcacgcaggattgcacctgaataaaattataggtgtagcctacatttccagttttcaccagtaaagttaactgtgattaaatatgaaattaatacactgttaatgcgtacgcattgactcgagcagcaattttctcccacaccaattctctctcttttcaacggcgcaactgggttataggttgccaggttgaggtgacaaactgGTTGAAAATTTTATATggtgtggattgtgtgaataggacGCGTTTCATacgagatctggcaactggtcaacaaacatattggtctgattatttataaaggagtttgggccatgcaaattacgggtgtttcccgggagaaataacaaaccgggagaggtgatgaaaacaatgaaaatccgacttgtTAAATGGAACGGATTAAACTCGGATGTGACATTATTCCCAGCCCCGGCTTcagagttccgaggtaaatggaacgcactattatTATACATTCATGTTCAAAATGATTGAAGTTGGTTTGCAATATTGCTTATTCATTGTTTTAAGCTGTATACTGTAAACAATTCTGTGCACATACTCCCTGTAATGTTCAGACTTATGAGGATTGCATTGCCACTTTGCTATTGAATTGTTAATAGCAAAATGCATTTACAAACTGCGTGACCAAATTGTACATTTCAtttccatttaaataaagagGCAAGAAATCTTGCATACATTTTAAGTTTTGATAAAATGATCAGATTTATGCAGCGTTTGTGGCGATTTTCGGTTTGTTTCAGGTCAGAACTTTTAGCAGCCCTCAACGTGATACAGCCTCCTGTAGGGTTCATGGTTAAAACCCAGCAGAGTAGAGGCGGCAAAGGTAAAAGAGACTTGTAGTTTTAACGTTACATAACATTCATTTCCTGACTTCTGCTGTTGCCAGAGGTTATGTGGAAAGATTGTGGAACACCTCAACTACCTTGCATAAAttgaaattatgatttgattaaaagtatataaagtaataaaaaattaaaacatcagCTATAACACCTTAACACTACATGTTGCAGTTATGGACAGGGGTGGGTCTGGAGGGGGGGCCCGGGGtggtaaagtattaaaagtaaaattactcaATGCTTGTTGTGCGTTTAatgtctaatcatctcagctggacttgtagtccGTTATATTggtggctagtttactttagaatcaaaaaTCAGATTTTATACACTACATGCGTTTTATGTGtaggaatcttaatgtgtaaagtaactagtaactaagctgtaacagatgaatgtagtggagtaaaaagtacaatatttctttctgaaatgtaGCCGAGTAGAAGGAGAAAATGGCATGAAAAGACTCAAAGTATgggtacctcaacatttggacttaagcacagtacttgagtaaatgtacttagttccaCTGCCACTGCCCTCAGGGCTGTTTGGTTCAAAGCACCAACTCCAAAGTAAGATCAACTAATCACgtcaatacattaaaaaaaatgacattaaaattaaaaacaaaaaagattttttattaATAGTTTAGAAACACATCATGATTTGCATCTCCAATTCTGGCCTTTCGTTTTCTTCAGTTCCCCCCTTCAAATAATCCACAGTGATGCAAACACAGAATAATACAGCTGATCTAAgccccccaaccccccaccgGTTctaatgagaagaaaaaaaaaaactgagcagGAATCTGCAGCACAGGGCATGTCGAGGTAAAGAACAGTGAATACACCACCTCTTCTACAACGTTTAGCAGCTTATGAGACTTTGAAAACATGGAGTTTGACCACTGCCACTGAACCGCATTCAAGCTCCTCTCAAAGGTTGTAATGGCATCAGTAGAAAAACTAATTCATCATTTTTAGTTTATCCAGCTGTAAAAATGACGGGATGAAAAATGATGGGACGCAACTATGTAGAGACACCgtttaaatgttaaatcatCCCCATTAGGGAAAGTTTTAAAACTAGTTGAGTGTGCACATACAGGAGCACCTGAGTGGCCAATCAGCAACACCACTTACTACATGGTGGACGGCTGTCAGGAGAGTGTATGATTCTATTCAGCCAATAAAAACCCTCTAAAAGGggaacaatttcttttttttaggagtttgttTGGAGAGTTTTTCTTAATCTTAAGCGAGGGTTGAAGAGGACAGATGGGGAATTTGTAGTTTGTGATATTAGGCtatatactaaaaaaaaaaaaaaaaaaaaaaaaacttaactaCTAATGTTGGGATGTTCaccagtaagaaaaaaaaaacttcccttAGCATTTCTGGTCAAGTTTAATATCAGCTATCATGCTCTACAGTTGACACGTTAGTAGAATTGAGTCTTTCTGATTGGACAGCCACTTAAAGCCCAGTCAGTAATTATAGTGCGACCTCCTATACTGTATAGCATAAAGAGTGATCAGATATATCGTTAATGTTATAATTCACCAGATTGAAGAGGCTTTCCATTCAAATTAACTGACTGTACTTCCAATATTGTATATAAACATGTGAATGAAGTGCTTCAATTTTGTgtcctggtttaaaaaaaaaaaaataataattctatTGAGAATTCTCCAAAAAGAATGTAAAGCAGCCCTTCCACCCTCTGCTGAGATCACCATTATACTTAACACCATTAAGTAGTGCACTTCCAGAGCGGCCGTGGAGTCCGTAAAGGTCCAGGTTTTAGGACAAATACTATCCTCACAACGCAGCACGGTTGGAGTTACAAGGCAGCGGATAAAGCAGGACGTTAAACGTTCTGACAAACCAGAGTATAAGAGCACTCAGCCTTGTCAAATGTCCATATAGTTAGAAAAAAGGCCAAGCACTGCTTCCATCTCCCCCTTTATTAGCATGGATGTGGTCATTGGGTGGACGTGAGAAGGGATTTTGTCTGGACCTGCATCTATAACGTACAGATGCTGTCTTGGCCTTTATTTTTGTTGAACTGCTTCTTCATGGAGTTTAAGTGCCAGTTGCTTACATAATCCATGAAAGACAAGAGAGATGAACAGCAcagaagaggaggggagagtGGGAGGGGGGGACAAGATGAGTGGTCTCCAATCAGCTTCCAGCAGCTCAATAAACAAGGACATAACGAAATTGAAGAAAAACCCTCAACAGAAAAAACAGAGAGTGAGAAGGAACTTGAACATTTATACACTGTCAATAAAtagtgaaatttttttttccccggTTCCAGCTGTTATAACTCATCCTGTATGTGGTTTTCAGTTTGGGCCGTC is a window of Perca fluviatilis chromosome 16, GENO_Pfluv_1.0, whole genome shotgun sequence DNA encoding:
- the si:ch73-261i21.5 gene encoding zona pellucida-like domain-containing protein 1 gives rise to the protein MPASDTQHSEVQLILVSSLLSSVKSDIEVLCGSQTVHLKILLCPVYFNGYNESLLALNSQHSKDQCKGTPDWIADPPVVKFNFSITEEAITFCSSRLTITEEVGTGLFADFSNVQHISIAGMICSEDPSKEAITYHQEVMYRFSCRYPLQYLLNNTQMSASGVSLAVKDNNGSFISSLSMRLYSDHGYSSILQIPPGGLDLKTRIYVEVKASNLTNRFNVFLDRCYATTSLFHVTTTYYDLFVGCNRDAQTIMGVNGAQQIARFSFEAFRFVQSKDVTLSTYYVNCVTRLCVNSFCPKLIQNCTTGTNTRRRRSGNQGTTVSDMATISSGPITIRADIGYLVASGGAQQTHLNSTMLAVSVVAGIVGVICLTLVAFIVYQRYSSNISSTKKIPYTQK